Within the Solibacillus silvestris genome, the region ATCGCGAAGGCCGGATTCCCATACTTCAAACTTCACTTCTTTTGCATCATTTACCGCTTCTTCTTCTTGAGTAACACGTGCCGATAGCTGTATCGTTTCCCCTACATTTAACTGTTCTGCTGTTTGAATATCTACTTCGACGATTGCCGGCACCTCGGCAGTATCAAGTGTTTCCACTTCGGGGTCATCGCCACATGCTGCCAATAAAAAAGGGACTGCTACTAAACTATAAAACCATTTTTTCATCATTAAATCTCCCATCCTTGTTAACTATTATGTATTTTAATGCAATCTTTCCCCATCCTTACTAGCGTACTAAAAAATACGTACAGATGCATACGATAATTAAGATAAATTTGTGAACCATTGAAAAATTATCCAAATAAAAATGCTGCACTAAAAGCGGTTCACCTTTAATACAGCATTCTGTTCAATTAGTCTATTGAATTATTACATTGCTACTTTTGACTCGGCAAACTGGCTAAGTAATTGCTCGGCAGTATTTCTCCCTTGCAATACACAGTCTGGAATACTAATTCCCTCATAGGAGCTTCCTGTTAATAAGACATTCGGAAACTCTTGATAAAATTGTTCTTTCATAGTAGACATGCGCAATTCATGACCAATTGTATATTGAGGCATTGCTTCTTTCCAGCGGGCAACTGTTGTCAGTAGCGGCTGGGCATTCAATCCCACTGCCCGCTCTAAATCTTGCAATACAATTTTTTCAATTTCACTGTCGGGCAGCTCTACAATCGATTCGTCCCCTACACGGCCAATGTACACTCTAAGGAGTTCCTGGCCATCCGGTGACACATTATCCCATTTCCGGTGACTCCACGTACAGCTTGTAATTGCAAAATGACTATTGCGTGAAACGAAGAAATTAAGTGCATCTTCATATTTCTGCATTGAACCTTTTTCAAATGCCATCGTAACGGTGGCAATTGTGGCATAATTCATATCCGGAACTTTCAGCATTGTCGTTGAGTCCGGGAAGATTTTTTTCGTTACATTAAACGGTGTCGTCACGACGATTTTATCTGCTTGAATCGACGTCCCATCATTCAATTCTACAAGATGGGTATCATCATTATTTTTTTCAATGGAATTCACTTTCAATCCTTTTAAAATCGTTACATCGGTTAAAGCTTTTTCCAATGATTCAATTAAGGATTCCAATCCATTTTCAAATGATTCGTAATGTAGCTCACCTGGAGTATCCACGAGTGCGTAAATACCTTTTCCGGTTTTTTTCATACCGAGCAATAAACTGCGATATTCTTTTTCCAACTGATAAAACTGCGGGAACATCGATTGCATGCTAAGATGGTCGACATCACCTGCAAAAGTACCCGCCAACACCGGCTCAACTAAATTTTCGACCACTTCTTTACCAAAGCGCCGATTGAAAAATTCACTAATCGGTTCGTCTGCAGCATGCGGTAATTTCGGCAACAACAAATCTCCTGCTGCACGGAATTTCCCCATTAAAGATAGAACATTCGATGTCATAAACGGGAGGATTTTAGGTGACCCTCCGAGCAGAATATTACTCGGAATTTGGTGTAACTTGCTACCAACTGCGATAAATGTTCGACCATAATTATTTTGAATCATCTCATGTTCGATATTTAAATCACGTGCCAACTTTCGGACACTGCTACCTGTATCAAAAAACGATTCAGGCCCACGTTCGATAATATATCCATTTTGACGTACAGTATGGATTTTACCACCTAAACGTAGTGACGCTTCGATCAACACGATATCTATCGGTAAATTATGCGCCTTCGTTTTTTGCTGTAAATAGTATGCCGTCGTTAAACCAGTGATCCCACCGCCAACGATAACAACCTTCTTCCTTTTTAAAGTCACCCTCATCATCACTCTCTACTATTCCGCTAATTTTTTATTGATAGCATCTACCATTGCATCAATGAATAAAGGATGTGTATTTGGCATTGTCGGGCGATAATAGCTTGCACCGATTTCGTCACATACAACTTTACACTCAATATCATTATCATAGAGCACTTCTAAATGCTCTGTAACAAATCCTACTGGTGTATAGATGAATGCTTTATAACCTTTTTGCTCAAATAATTCCTTTGTTAAATCCTGTACATCCGGTCCTAGCCAAGGCTCGGGTGTTTGTCCAGCTGACTGCCAGCCTACTTCAACGTTTACAATATCAGAAGCCTCTTCAATTAAACGTGCTGTTTCAACTAACTGTTCTTCATACGGATCGCCTGCAAGTTTAATTTTTTCCGGCAATGAGTGGTTTGATACGATTAAGCAAGCATTTGCGCGCTCTTCTTCTGTCATTTTTGCCAGCTCGCCATTCACGGCATCTTTCCAGAATTCAATAAACTTCGGTTCGTCATACCATGCTTCAACAGAAGTAATATTTAACGTACCACCTAACTTTTCAGCTGCTTCTTTCGCTCGTCCATTGTACGATTTAATTGAGAAAGTTGAGAAGTGTGGTGCTAAAACGATCGATACTGCTTCAGTAATACCTTCTTTCACCATTGCTTCTACTGCATCTTCAACGAATGGTTCAATATGCTTTAAGCCGATAAATACTTTATATTCCACTTCGTCCTGCACTTCGTTTAAACGCGCACATAATGCATGGGCTTGTGCTTCCGTCATTTTCGCAAGCGGAGAAATACCGCCGATCGCACGGTAACGTTCAGTTAAATCGTCCAAATGTTCCTGGCTTGGTTTACGGCCATGACGAATATGTGTGTAATAACGTTCAATATCTTCTTCTTTATATGGCGTACCATAAGCCATCACTAATAAACCGCGTACTTCTTTCATGTAAGTTCACCTCTGCATGTTTTTTAACACGTTTCTTTTTTAGTAAGTTATTAAAGATTCTTCATCTTAATAAGGGGTTGATTTACATTCCGGGTCGGACGCTTTCCGCGGGCACGGCCTGAGCCTGTAGTCTCAGGCGTCGTGTTGTTCCCGCTGGAGTCGCCTCCCCTCCATTCCAATCAACTTTTCATCTATCTAGTTTTCTCACCTTCACCGGTGAATAATCAAATTTATATTTATTGTTGTATTATGAACGCTTTGCGATTTGTTCGCGGCTGTATTCGTGTACAAATGTAGTTAGTCGTTTTAATACAGCTGGATCTACTTCCGGGAAGACGCCGTGACCTAAGTTGAAAATATGTCCGCCTGTATGCGCTAAACCTTGATCGACAATATCTTTCGCTCGTGCTTCGATTACGTTCCAGTCTGCCAGTAATAATGTAGGATCCAAGTTCCCTTGTACCGCTTTTGTTACGCCGCGTGCTTCTGCTTCACGAATCGGTAAACGCCAGTCCAACCCTACTACATCGACTGGCAGGTCATGCCATTCATTTACTAAATGCGATGCACCTACACCAAACTGGATTAGCGGCACATTTAATGCGCGCAATTCAGCAAAAATGCGTGTCATCGTCGGTTTGATAAAAATACGGTAATCTTCAACATTCAATGCTCCAACCCAAGAATCGAAAATTTGGATTGCTTTTGCACCGGCTTCTACTTGTGCTGTAATATCCACAATAATCATATCAGCCAGTTTTTCCATTAAAGCAAACCATGCTTTTGGCTGCGAAACCATGAATGATTTAGTTTTAGCGTAGTTTTTGCTTGGGCCGCCTTCAATCATATAGCTCGCTAGCGTAAACGGCGCACCGCCAAAACCGATTAACGGAACATTTAACTGTTCTGTTGTTAACATTTTAATTGTCTCTAGCACGTAAGGTGTATGCTCCTGTGCATTGAACTCACGTAAGTTTTCCACATCAGCAGCTGAACGGATCGGATTTGAAATAACCGGACCAATCCCTGCTTTTATTTTTACATCAATTCCCATTCCTGGTAAAGGGGTAACGATATCTTTATAAAGAATCGCTGCATCTACATTGTATTGCTCAACAGGTAAATGCGTTACATAAGCACATAACTCCGGCTGCATTGTAATCTCTTCTAATGAATATTTTTCTTTTATTTCACGATATTCTGGCTGTGAACGGCCTGCCTGGCGCATAAACCAAACTGGTGTATGTTCTACTTGCTCACCGCGAGCAGCACGTAATAATGTGTCATTAAATTTCATCATTTTTGATTTCTACCCCTTAAAGTAAATTCTTTTTTATTCTATACCTCAAAAACGTCATTGATATCCATCATCGACTATAAACTTTTCATAAATAATTGTATAGATTTCTTGAATAAATGTCATAAATTTGTCTCTTCTGCTACAGAACTTTTTGACAAATAGCTTGAACATCTTTATAAATGGAAATAATAGTGTAAAGGAGGTCAGTCATATGAATTTTTATGTAACTTCAGGAACACCTGACTATATGGAAAATTTAATTGCAAAAAATCCACAGCACCCTTTAATTTTATTACACGGAAATGGTAATTCAGTGGTGTTGCATGAAACAGAGAACAAATCTATTTTCGCAGTACCCCGCAAGTTTGAAATCATTGCTCAAGATGGACAGTTTACACAAAAGGGCTATTATACTTTTTTCAATATGCCCATTATGTCAGATGAGCGCCCAGTTTTCGAGAAAAAAGCTCTCGATGTCATCCCTGCTTTGAACTCCAATGACGCTGTAATTGCCTATCGTTTACTGCGTCCGATTAAAGCAGAAACCTATTTATTTATTATTCAATGGGGCGGGCCTGCTTCTTATGAAGTTTGGAAAGGCAGCAATGAGTATAAGACTTCATTTGCCCCTATCTTTGAAGGCACGACACAAGTGTTACAGTCGATGTTTAACTCATCATCCTATATTACGACATATAGTGCAGCTTCAAAAGAATAATGCTTTTATAAAAAATGCTACGATTGTGTTTCGTAGCATTTTTATATAAAATAATACATATTTAGAAAATCTTTCGTTTCCCGAACTATTCTGCTTCTCACTAAACAAAAGGCGGTTATTATGTGAAAATACAAATTCAGTTGTTTAAAGCTTTCTTTGTTTCAGGAATTCTTGGATTCGGGGGAGGTCCGACAATCATTCCATTGCTTCATAAAGAAGTGGTTGAAAAATATAAACTTATGACAGATGATGATTTTTCTGATGTGTTATCGATTGGAAACACATTGCCTGGTCCAATTGCGACAAAGATGGCAGGCTACATTGGTTACCGTATAGGCGGTTTTCTCGGATTAATTAACGCTCTGTTCGCTTCGGTTATGCCTACTGTACTATTAATTATTTTATTATTAAATTCATTAAACCAATTCAGTAACTCTGACTTTATCAACAACATGTCTAATGGCGTCATACCCATTGTGACAGTGATGATGGGGATTTATGCATTTGACTTTTTAAAGAAATCGCATAAAGCTTTAGGTCTAAAAATCAGCGCAATTATTTTCGTGTTCAGTTTTATAACGATTGTTGTATTCGATCTCCACCCTGGGATTATCATCGGTTCCCTCTTAATATTGGCGCTGGCATTGCCTAATAAAGGAGGAAAAGAACAATGATATTTTGGGAGCTTTTTATTGCATTTTTAATACCGAACCTTTTGGCATACGGAGGCGGGCCTGCTTCAATCCCGTTAATTGAACATGAAGTGGTAGACAGGTATGAGTGGATGACGCAAAGTGAATTCAGTGAGTTTCTTGCTTTGGCAAATTCATTGCCCGGTCCTATCGCAACGAAGATGGCGGGTTATATCGGCTTTGAAGTTGGTGGTATTTTAGGGAGTATTATAGCGTTATTTGCGACAGTAGCCCCTACCCTGATTTTAATGATCACACTTTTGAATCTTCTACAAAAATATAGAGATTCGCCTAAAGTAATGCGGTTATCAAGCTTTGTATTACCTGCAATTGCCGTATTATTAATTACA harbors:
- a CDS encoding chromate transporter, yielding MKIQIQLFKAFFVSGILGFGGGPTIIPLLHKEVVEKYKLMTDDDFSDVLSIGNTLPGPIATKMAGYIGYRIGGFLGLINALFASVMPTVLLIILLLNSLNQFSNSDFINNMSNGVIPIVTVMMGIYAFDFLKKSHKALGLKISAIIFVFSFITIVVFDLHPGIIIGSLLILALALPNKGGKEQ
- a CDS encoding transporter; translation: MIFWELFIAFLIPNLLAYGGGPASIPLIEHEVVDRYEWMTQSEFSEFLALANSLPGPIATKMAGYIGFEVGGILGSIIALFATVAPTLILMITLLNLLQKYRDSPKVMRLSSFVLPAIAVLLITLTFDFAKSSYESNKLIPTILMIIGSYIALEKFKVPSIIVIAAGLLIGGFLL
- a CDS encoding Target of RNAIII-activating protein: MNFYVTSGTPDYMENLIAKNPQHPLILLHGNGNSVVLHETENKSIFAVPRKFEIIAQDGQFTQKGYYTFFNMPIMSDERPVFEKKALDVIPALNSNDAVIAYRLLRPIKAETYLFIIQWGGPASYEVWKGSNEYKTSFAPIFEGTTQVLQSMFNSSSYITTYSAASKE
- a CDS encoding protoporphyrinogen oxidase (catalyzes the formation of protoporphyrin IX from protoporphyrinogen IX) produces the protein MMRVTLKRKKVVIVGGGITGLTTAYYLQQKTKAHNLPIDIVLIEASLRLGGKIHTVRQNGYIIERGPESFFDTGSSVRKLARDLNIEHEMIQNNYGRTFIAVGSKLHQIPSNILLGGSPKILPFMTSNVLSLMGKFRAAGDLLLPKLPHAADEPISEFFNRRFGKEVVENLVEPVLAGTFAGDVDHLSMQSMFPQFYQLEKEYRSLLLGMKKTGKGIYALVDTPGELHYESFENGLESLIESLEKALTDVTILKGLKVNSIEKNNDDTHLVELNDGTSIQADKIVVTTPFNVTKKIFPDSTTMLKVPDMNYATIATVTMAFEKGSMQKYEDALNFFVSRNSHFAITSCTWSHRKWDNVSPDGQELLRVYIGRVGDESIVELPDSEIEKIVLQDLERAVGLNAQPLLTTVARWKEAMPQYTIGHELRMSTMKEQFYQEFPNVLLTGSSYEGISIPDCVLQGRNTAEQLLSQFAESKVAM
- a CDS encoding ferrochelatase (protoheme ferro-lyase; catalyzes the insertion of a ferrous ion into protoporphyrin IX to form protoheme; involved in protoheme biosynthesis; in some organisms this protein is membrane-associated while in others it is cytosolic), with amino-acid sequence MKEVRGLLVMAYGTPYKEEDIERYYTHIRHGRKPSQEHLDDLTERYRAIGGISPLAKMTEAQAHALCARLNEVQDEVEYKVFIGLKHIEPFVEDAVEAMVKEGITEAVSIVLAPHFSTFSIKSYNGRAKEAAEKLGGTLNITSVEAWYDEPKFIEFWKDAVNGELAKMTEEERANACLIVSNHSLPEKIKLAGDPYEEQLVETARLIEEASDIVNVEVGWQSAGQTPEPWLGPDVQDLTKELFEQKGYKAFIYTPVGFVTEHLEVLYDNDIECKVVCDEIGASYYRPTMPNTHPLFIDAMVDAINKKLAE
- a CDS encoding uroporphyrinogen decarboxylase, with the translated sequence MMKFNDTLLRAARGEQVEHTPVWFMRQAGRSQPEYREIKEKYSLEEITMQPELCAYVTHLPVEQYNVDAAILYKDIVTPLPGMGIDVKIKAGIGPVISNPIRSAADVENLREFNAQEHTPYVLETIKMLTTEQLNVPLIGFGGAPFTLASYMIEGGPSKNYAKTKSFMVSQPKAWFALMEKLADMIIVDITAQVEAGAKAIQIFDSWVGALNVEDYRIFIKPTMTRIFAELRALNVPLIQFGVGASHLVNEWHDLPVDVVGLDWRLPIREAEARGVTKAVQGNLDPTLLLADWNVIEARAKDIVDQGLAHTGGHIFNLGHGVFPEVDPAVLKRLTTFVHEYSREQIAKRS